CCGCCGCAACCAGATCCCGCCACCTCACCCCGCCCAGGTACGCCGCTCCCAGCGCCGCGACGTCGACCGTGAGCTGGGGCGCGGCGGTCGTCGGCTTGGCGCCGGAGGCTCCGATCCAGTACGCGCCGGCGTTCTCGGGCAGCACCTCGTCGACTACGCCGACCACGACCTCGCCCGGGCCCCGGTACGTCCGGGCGGCCAGCGCCGACGGGACGTCTACCAGGCGGAGCCAGATCTCGTCCTCGACGCCGACCGTCTTCACCGGGCGGACGTCGACCAGGAACTCGCGGATCGGGTCGTCCATCGGCAGGGCGTCGAAGCGGACGGGGCCCACCAGGTCGACCGAGAACAGGTACCGGAGCAGCCCGAGCCGGGCCTCGAGCGACCCGGCCACGAAGTCGTCGACGAGCAGCGTGCACCCCTCGTCGCGCCACTCGCCGGGGTGGTAGCGCACGTAGCCGTCTTCGGCGCCCGGGGGGCCGTGCAGGACGACGACCGCCTGCTCCTTGTCGTCGTCGGAGCGCACCTGGCGGACCGTCCACCACTCGTCGGTGCGGGACATCGCCCCTACCCAGGACGGATCGACCCGCTCGTAGACCCGGCGGGCGTCGGCCCACGGGGCGGCGGCCAGCCGCACCGGGCCGCCGACCGGCACGCCGGGCCGGAACACCGCTTTCCGGGCCGCTACCTCGACGGACTGGATCCAGGCGGCGATGCCGTACCCGTACCGCTCGTAGATGCCCCCCTCGGCGGCTCGCAGGGTGGCGATCGGAACGCCGCGCTGACGAGCGTCGGCCAATTGGTAGTTCATCAGTGAGCGGGCCACCCCGCGGCGGGTGTGGGTCGGCAGGACGCCGACCCTCGTCACCGCGAGGTGGGGCAGCCGGGCACCGCCCGGCACCACGATCGTGCTGCTGTACGCGGCGGCGGTGCCGACGATCTCGTCGTCGACGACGCCGCCGAGCACCCGGCCGGGCTCGCTGATTCCGGTGATCTCACCGGGGTACGGCGGGATGCCGATCAGCGCGGTGCGGAAGACCTCGAACGCGCGGGCGAGGTCGTCGGAAGTCTCGAGAACACGTACGGAAGCCATGCCCGAAACTTCAGCACCCACCTACGACAAAAGTCATGCCGATTTCAGCGCGTCCCCCACCGCGTCGGCGAGCGACGTCGTCGGGCGCCCGATCAGACGGCGCAGGTCACCGCTGTCGGTGAACAGGTCGCCGGCCGCGAGTCCGCGGTCGGAGTCGGCGAGGATCTCGGCGAACGGCTGCGGGATCCCGAAGCCGGCCAGCGTCTGCGCGTACTCGGCCTCGGGCAGGTCCCGGTAGACGACCGGCGTGCCGCTCTGGCGGCTGACCTCGGCCGCGTACTCCGACAGCGTGAAGGCCTCGTCGCCGCCCAGCTCGTAGATCGAGCCCGGCACCGGGTCGACCAGCACGGCGGCCGCCGCGGCCGCGAAGTCGGCGCGCGCCGCCGCGGACACCCGGCCGTCTCCGGACGCTCCGAGAACGACCCCGTTCTCCACCGCCTGCGCGATCTGTCCGGTGTAGTTCTCGAGGTACCACCCGTTGCGCAGGAACACGAACGGCAGCCCCGACGCCTTGATGGCCGCCTCGGTCTCCTGGTGCTCCTGGGCCAGCTTCAGGCTGGTCGTGTCGGACTTCAGGATCCCGGTGTAGGCGATCAGCCCCACGTTCGCGGCCCGCGCGGCCTCCACCACGTTCCGGTGCTGCCTCGAGCGCGCCCCGGCCTCGCTGGCCGAGATGAACAGCAGCCGGTCGGTCCCGGCGAAGGCCTCGGCCAGGGTGTCGGGCTCGTCGTAGTCCGCCTTCACCACGCGGACGCCGAGGTCGGCGGCTTTCTCGGGGGTACGGACGGCGGCCGTGATGTCGGAGGCGGGCACACCCCGTTCGAGCAGGTCGGCGACGACGAGCCGGCCGAGGTGGCCGGTAGCGGCGGTCACGGTGATCACGAGGTGCTCCTTCAGATCGGTCGAAGACGCCTCCTAGCTTGTACTAACTTTTCGAAAGTGCAACCTCGGGGTGAGTACGGTCACTGAGCGGGCGGAAAGCGCCGCCTCCGCGTACGCTGCAAACGTGAGTGCCGAGCCGTCGACCGAGGATCTGGTCGCTGACGTCTTCGCGCGCGACTGCACCTCGCGCCGGGCGCTCGAGAACGTCACCGGCAAATGGGGCGGGCTCGCCCTCACCGCGCTGCGCGAGGGCCCGTACCGATTCAACGCGCTGCGCCGGCGGGTCGACGGGGTGAGCGAGAAGATGCTGGCTCAGACCCTGCAGGCGCTCGAGCGCGACGGGCTGGTCAAGCGCGAGGTGCTGGCGACGATCCCGGCGCGCGTCGAGTACACCCTGACCCCGCTCGGGGCCGACGTCGCGGAACAGATCTTCGGGCTCATCGAGCTGATCGAGAGCCGCATGCCCGAGGTCACCGCCGCCCGCGCCGACTACGACGCCAACCACTGATCCCCCACCGGCCGGCCGGCTCCGCCGCCCGAACCCGCCCGCCGGCCCGGCCGGCTCCGCCCCCGCCGGCCGAGGCCGACGGGGGCCCGGAACTCAGGCCGTCGGGATCCCGTCGGCCGGTGGCACGGACGCGTCGGCCGGGTGCGGCTCCACCGGACCGTTCCCGGTGTCGGTGACGTACGGCGTGTCGACGAACGCCTGCTTCCCCCCACGGATCACCGAGATCTGAGTCCCGCTGAACCCGGAATGATCGTCCTTGCCGTACCGCATCGGCACCAGCGACGGCCCGGCGAACCCACCCTTCTCCACCGCGGAGATCAGCGACTCCCGGGTCAGATCCTCCCCCGCGGCCTGCAGCGCCTGGACGAACGTGTACCCCACGGCCATCCCGAACAGCGTGTTGACCTCGAACGTCGCGTTCCCGTTGAACTTCGCGTTGACGTCCTTGAACAGCTTCGTCCACGGGTTCGCGTCGTCCAGTGGGCTGGGCAGGTACCCCGACGTCACGTAACCCTCCAGCAGCACTCCCGCGGGCTTGCCGAGCAACGCCGACAACCCGGTGAAGTCGCCGCCCACGCTGCTGCCGACCCACTGCGCCCGGTAACCCAGCTTGGCCGCGGTGCCGATCGTCAGCGCGGTGAACGGGGTGATCGTCGCGAGCACGTTCACCTGGCAACCGGCCGCCTTCAGCGCCCCGACCTGCGGCGCCACGTTCGGGTTCGTCGGCACGTACTTCTGCGACACGGCGACCGGCCCGAGGACGGTCTCCACCCCGCGCAGGGCGTCGGCGCCGAAGTCGTCGTTCTGGCCGAAGAAGCAGACCTTGCGGCCGGGGAACGTCTTCTTGACGTAGTTGGCCAGGACCTTGGCCTCGGTCACGTAGTCGACGTTGAACCCGAACGTGTCCGGGTACTTCGACGGCTGGTTGAACAGCGCCGACCCCGAGGACACGAACAGGTCGGGGACCTTGTTCGTCTTGAGGAAGTCGAGCACTCCGGAGTGCGTCGGGGTACCGAGTCCGTTGAGGATCGCGAAGACCTTGTCCTGCAGCACGAGCTGCCGGACGACCTGCTGGGTCTTGGCCGGGTCGTAGGCGTCGTCGACGACCTTGTACTCGATCTTCCGGCCGTGGACGCCGCCCTTCGAGTTGACGTACTCGAAGTACGCCTTGGTGGCGGCCGAGATCTTCGAGTAGCCGGCGGCCGCCCGGCCGGTGAGCGGCTGGTGCGTGCCGACGACGATCGTCGTGTCGGTGACGCCCGGCACGGCGGCGCCGCTACCGCCCGGCGAATCCTCGGAGCACGCGGCGACGACCGCCAGCGCGGCAGCGACGGCGACACCGCGCCACAGGGAACGAAGCATGGACCGGCCCTTCTGATGAGGTTGGGGTGGAGAGATCAGCGACGCAAGATTCGGGTCACGAGCGCGTCCAGGCCGCCGGGGGCAGTCGTCATGACGACGATGAGCGCCAAGCCGAAGACCGCGAGCGGGAGCGTCCCCTCGAGCCGCTGCGAAGCCGCCGCGCCCAGGTCGAGCCACCCGGTCGCCGCATCGGCCACCGGCTGCAGCGCGACCAGCGCGACCGCGCCCCACACCGCTCCGCGCAGCCCGCCCAGCCCCCCGAGCACGACCGCGAGCACCAGGTTCAGCGACAGCGTCAGCCCGTAGGCGCCGGGCGACACGCTCTGGGCCAGCACCGCGAACATGGCCCCGCCGAGCCCGGCCCCGGCCGCCGACACCACGAACGCCAGCACCCGGGCGCGTCCGACGTGGATCCCGGCCAGCGCGGCCGCCACCTCGTCGTCGCGCACCGCGCGGAACGTCCGGCCGTACCGGCTCCGGACGAGGTTCGCCAGCAGCAGCATCACGATCCCGGCGCCGAGCAGCGCGACCCAGGCCTGCCAGCGCTCGAACGGGAAATACGCGCCCAGCGACGACGGCGCCGGGGCCAGCGCGAACGAGAGCCCGGCGTCGCCGCCGAACACCCCGTCGAACGTCGTCGCCACGGCCGGGACGCTGACCGCGACCGCGAGCGTCGCCCCGGCCAGGTACGGCCCGTGCAGCCGGGCCGCCGCGACGCCGATCACCGCGCCGACCAGCACCGCGACCACCACCCCGGCCAGGATCGAGACCGGCAGGTGCCACCACGCGTCCCCGCCCAGGAGGTTCTGCGACAACGCCACCGGATACGCCCCGGCCGCCATCAGCGCCCCGTGCCCCAGCGAGATCTGCCCGTTGAACCCGGTCAGCACGATCAGGCCGGGCAGCACGCACAGGTAGGCCGCGACCGTGGCCAGCTGGTAGTTCCGGAACGGCGAGATCTGGTAGGTCGCGCACACGACGACGACCCCGACCACCACCGCGATCACCAGGTGCCGCAGCAACGTGTTCACCCGGCGCGGAGAAGACACCTCCGACGCCCGCCGCGCTCCACCGGCGCGCGCCTCGTCGATCACCCGCGAATCCATCCCGCTCACACCTTCCGGGCGCGCGGCGCCGCGAACAGGCCGCCCGGCCGGACCAGCAGCACCCCGACCAGCAGCACCAGCACCGCGAGCGGCGTCGCGTCGCTGCGCACGTAACCGCCGACCCAGGACAGCAGCACGCCGACGATCAACCCGCCCACCACGGCGCCGAGCGGCGAGTCCAGCCCACCGACGACCGCGGCCGTGAACGCGGCCACGAAGATGTCGTCCATCGCGGTCGGATGCAGCCCCAGTTCGGTCGGGATCACCAGCAGCCCGGCCAGCGATCCGACCACCGCGGCCAGCACCCAGCCGAGCGTCCGCATGAGGGCCACGTCGACCCCGAGCAGGCGCGACACCTCGGGCGCGAACGCCGACGCGCGCATCCGCAGGCCCAGTGGCGTCCGCGTGAACAGGACGGTCAGGAGCACGAGCAGGACGCCGACGACGGCGAAGACGAACAGGTCGTACGGCGAGACGCCGAACACGACCGCGGTCTGGCTGAACGGGGCCGGGAACGCAAGGTACTCGTTCGTGTAGACCATCCCGAGCACGGCCTGCATCAGCAGCACCAGACCGATCGCGACCACGATCGCGTTCAGCGGCGGCGCGTCGTGCACCCGCCGCGCGACGACGACCTCGACGACCGCCCCCAGCAACGCGGCCCCGACCAGCGCCGACGCGAACCCGAGCCAGTACGACCCGGTCGCCGACGACACCGAGTACGCGAGGTAGACGGTCGCGACCGCCATCGCCCCCTGCGCGAAGTTCACCACCCGCGTCCCGCGCCAGATCAGCACCAGCGCCAGCGCGAACGCCGCGTACACGGCACCCCGCGACAGTCCGTCCAACGAGAGAAACAGGAATCGATCCATCAGAACCCCAGGTAGGCGTGGCGGAGGTCGTCGTCGTCCCGCAGCCGGGCCGCGGGCGCGGACATCGCCACCCGCCCGACCGACAGCACGACCCCGTGGTCGGCGACCGACAGCGCGCTGCGGACGTTCTGCTCCACGAGCAGCACGGTCAGGCCCGTCTGCTCGCGCAGCCGCGCCAGCAGGCCGAGGATCTGCGCGGTCACCCGCGGCGCGAGCCCGAGCGACGGCTCGTCGAGCAGCAGCAACCGCGGCCGCGCGACCAGCGCCCGGCCGAGCGCCAGCATCTGCCGCTCGCCGCCGGACAGCTGGTGACCGACGCTCCGGCGTCGCCGCGCCAGCGGCTCGAACAGCTCGTACACCTCGGTCAGCGCCTTCGCCGCGTCCGGCCGGTCGCGCCGCCAGAGACCGCCCAGGCGGAGGTTCTCGTCGACGGTCAGCTCGGCCACCACCCCGCGCCCTTCCGGCACGTGGGCGATTCCCTTGCGCACCACCTGCTCCATGCGGACGCTCCGCAGGTCGGCGCCGTCGAACAGGATCTGGCCGCCGGTGGGGCGGAGAAGGCCGGACACCGTGCGCAGCAGCGTGGTCTTCCCGGCCCCGTTCGCGCCGAGCACGGCGGTGATCGAGCCCCGCTCGACGGTGAGCGACACGTCCTTCAGCACGCTCACCGGGCCGTAACCACTGGTCAGGCCCTCGACCTGGAGCAGCGAGGCCATCAGGAGGCCACCCCCAGGTAGGCCTCGGTGACCGCCGGGTCGTCGCGCACCTCGGCCGGCGTACCGGCCGCGATGCGCTTGCCGAAGTCGAGGACGACGATCGAGTCGCAGACCGCCATGACCAGGTCCATGTGGTGCTCGACCAGCATCACCGCGCAGCCCGACCGTTCCGGGAGCCCCCGGATCAGCGCGGCCAGTTCGTCGACCTCGTCGGCGCCCAGCCCACCGGCCGGCTCGTCGAGCAGCAGCAGGCGGGGACGGGAGACCAGCGCGCGGGCCAGCGCGACCTTCTTCTGCACCGCGTACGGCAGGGCGCCGGGGAGTTCGGCGGCCTCCGGGCCGATCCCGAGGTCGTCGAGCGCCGCCCGGGCGGCCGCGCGGAGTTCGCGCTCGTCGCGGTCGCTGGCGGGCAGCCCGAACAGCGCCGACGCGAACCCGGCCCGCGCCGGGGCGCCGACCATGACGTTCTCCAGCACGGTGAGGCCGGCGAACAGGCCGAGCCCCTGCAGCGTCCGGGCGATCCCGGCCGCGGCCAGCCGGTCGGGCCGGGGCCGGAACGGGCGGTCGTCCCAGCGCAGCGTCCCGGTCGTCGGCCGGACGAATCCGCAGACGACGTTGAACAGCGTCGTCTTGCCGGCCCCGTTCGGCCCGATGACGCCGACGACGCTCCCGGGCGGTACGTCCACCGAGACGTCGTCGAGGGCGACGAGGCCGCCGAAGCGCACCCCGACCTCGGTCACGTGCAGCCCGCTCATCGCGCTCCCGATCGACGGTGAAGGGATGCACGAGATCCTGGTTGACCAGCGCGGACGGACGCGTCGGCAATATCGCCAGCGTCGCTATGGCCCGATTTCTACGGCCCGATCCCGGAGCTCAGCAGGCGGACCAGCTCGACCCGGGAGCGGACGCCGAGTTTGACGAAGATGTTGCGCAGG
The Cryptosporangium phraense DNA segment above includes these coding regions:
- a CDS encoding ABC transporter ATP-binding protein, with the translated sequence MASLLQVEGLTSGYGPVSVLKDVSLTVERGSITAVLGANGAGKTTLLRTVSGLLRPTGGQILFDGADLRSVRMEQVVRKGIAHVPEGRGVVAELTVDENLRLGGLWRRDRPDAAKALTEVYELFEPLARRRRSVGHQLSGGERQMLALGRALVARPRLLLLDEPSLGLAPRVTAQILGLLARLREQTGLTVLLVEQNVRSALSVADHGVVLSVGRVAMSAPAARLRDDDDLRHAYLGF
- a CDS encoding GNAT family N-acetyltransferase; the protein is MASVRVLETSDDLARAFEVFRTALIGIPPYPGEITGISEPGRVLGGVVDDEIVGTAAAYSSTIVVPGGARLPHLAVTRVGVLPTHTRRGVARSLMNYQLADARQRGVPIATLRAAEGGIYERYGYGIAAWIQSVEVAARKAVFRPGVPVGGPVRLAAAPWADARRVYERVDPSWVGAMSRTDEWWTVRQVRSDDDKEQAVVVLHGPPGAEDGYVRYHPGEWRDEGCTLLVDDFVAGSLEARLGLLRYLFSVDLVGPVRFDALPMDDPIREFLVDVRPVKTVGVEDEIWLRLVDVPSALAARTYRGPGEVVVGVVDEVLPENAGAYWIGASGAKPTTAAPQLTVDVAALGAAYLGGVRWRDLVAAGRVTVADASAVAVADELFAVDAAPYCGTFF
- a CDS encoding ABC transporter ATP-binding protein, giving the protein MSGLHVTEVGVRFGGLVALDDVSVDVPPGSVVGVIGPNGAGKTTLFNVVCGFVRPTTGTLRWDDRPFRPRPDRLAAAGIARTLQGLGLFAGLTVLENVMVGAPARAGFASALFGLPASDRDERELRAAARAALDDLGIGPEAAELPGALPYAVQKKVALARALVSRPRLLLLDEPAGGLGADEVDELAALIRGLPERSGCAVMLVEHHMDLVMAVCDSIVVLDFGKRIAAGTPAEVRDDPAVTEAYLGVAS
- a CDS encoding ABC transporter substrate-binding protein, which translates into the protein MLRSLWRGVAVAAALAVVAACSEDSPGGSGAAVPGVTDTTIVVGTHQPLTGRAAAGYSKISAATKAYFEYVNSKGGVHGRKIEYKVVDDAYDPAKTQQVVRQLVLQDKVFAILNGLGTPTHSGVLDFLKTNKVPDLFVSSGSALFNQPSKYPDTFGFNVDYVTEAKVLANYVKKTFPGRKVCFFGQNDDFGADALRGVETVLGPVAVSQKYVPTNPNVAPQVGALKAAGCQVNVLATITPFTALTIGTAAKLGYRAQWVGSSVGGDFTGLSALLGKPAGVLLEGYVTSGYLPSPLDDANPWTKLFKDVNAKFNGNATFEVNTLFGMAVGYTFVQALQAAGEDLTRESLISAVEKGGFAGPSLVPMRYGKDDHSGFSGTQISVIRGGKQAFVDTPYVTDTGNGPVEPHPADASVPPADGIPTA
- a CDS encoding SDR family oxidoreductase, with protein sequence MITVTAATGHLGRLVVADLLERGVPASDITAAVRTPEKAADLGVRVVKADYDEPDTLAEAFAGTDRLLFISASEAGARSRQHRNVVEAARAANVGLIAYTGILKSDTTSLKLAQEHQETEAAIKASGLPFVFLRNGWYLENYTGQIAQAVENGVVLGASGDGRVSAAARADFAAAAAAVLVDPVPGSIYELGGDEAFTLSEYAAEVSRQSGTPVVYRDLPEAEYAQTLAGFGIPQPFAEILADSDRGLAAGDLFTDSGDLRRLIGRPTTSLADAVGDALKSA
- a CDS encoding branched-chain amino acid ABC transporter permease; protein product: MDSRVIDEARAGGARRASEVSSPRRVNTLLRHLVIAVVVGVVVVCATYQISPFRNYQLATVAAYLCVLPGLIVLTGFNGQISLGHGALMAAGAYPVALSQNLLGGDAWWHLPVSILAGVVVAVLVGAVIGVAAARLHGPYLAGATLAVAVSVPAVATTFDGVFGGDAGLSFALAPAPSSLGAYFPFERWQAWVALLGAGIVMLLLANLVRSRYGRTFRAVRDDEVAAALAGIHVGRARVLAFVVSAAGAGLGGAMFAVLAQSVSPGAYGLTLSLNLVLAVVLGGLGGLRGAVWGAVALVALQPVADAATGWLDLGAAASQRLEGTLPLAVFGLALIVVMTTAPGGLDALVTRILRR
- a CDS encoding winged helix-turn-helix transcriptional regulator; this translates as MSAEPSTEDLVADVFARDCTSRRALENVTGKWGGLALTALREGPYRFNALRRRVDGVSEKMLAQTLQALERDGLVKREVLATIPARVEYTLTPLGADVAEQIFGLIELIESRMPEVTAARADYDANH
- a CDS encoding branched-chain amino acid ABC transporter permease, which produces MDRFLFLSLDGLSRGAVYAAFALALVLIWRGTRVVNFAQGAMAVATVYLAYSVSSATGSYWLGFASALVGAALLGAVVEVVVARRVHDAPPLNAIVVAIGLVLLMQAVLGMVYTNEYLAFPAPFSQTAVVFGVSPYDLFVFAVVGVLLVLLTVLFTRTPLGLRMRASAFAPEVSRLLGVDVALMRTLGWVLAAVVGSLAGLLVIPTELGLHPTAMDDIFVAAFTAAVVGGLDSPLGAVVGGLIVGVLLSWVGGYVRSDATPLAVLVLLVGVLLVRPGGLFAAPRARKV